In Pelodiscus sinensis isolate JC-2024 chromosome 2, ASM4963464v1, whole genome shotgun sequence, the following proteins share a genomic window:
- the IRX4 gene encoding iroquois-class homeodomain protein IRX-4 isoform X2, with amino-acid sequence MSYPQFGYPYSSAPQFLMSTNSLTTCCESSGRTLTDSGAAASTQTPVYCPVYESRLLATARHELNSAAALGVYGNPYTSTQGYGNYVTYGTEASAFYSLNSFDAKDGAGSAHAGITQAAAYYPYDHTLSQYQYDRYGTMDGGTRRKNATRETTSTLKAWLQEHRKNPYPTKGEKIMLAIITKMTLTQVSTWFANARRRLKKENKMTWPPRNKCSDEKRPYEEEEEEESQEDNMKTEKNDEATGKAEKELELSDLDDFDPIESESSECELKQPFQHLESTQIRTAETCATDHCKEPSLKMPIAAATIEEDLERAKNCLKNVVDECEQDLISVRQRSCESKMCFQQGQQILETKPRIWSLAHTATSLNQTEYPSCMLKRQGVSSSAAVSAPVSVIDRHQDSPVTNLRNWVDGVFHDPIFRHSTLNQALSNTTVSWATTKGAILETGSLGRSIGNGTNVLKGQLSNLTHQDSNKEFLAFPKAGSKMFCS; translated from the exons ATGTCATACCCTCAGTTTGGATACCCTTACTCTTCTGCACCCCAG TTCCTGATGTCCACCAATTCCCTGACAACTTGCTGTGAGTCTAGTGGCAGGACTCTGACAGATTCAGGCGCTGCAGCCTCGACTCAGACCCCAGTCTATTGTCCTGTATACGAAAGCAGGCTATTAGCCACAGCCAGACATGAGCTGAATTCTGCAGCTGCCTTAGGAGTCTATGGAAATCCTTACACCAGTACCCAGGGCTATGGAAACTACGTTACCTATGGTACCGAAGCTTCTGCCTTCTATTCTTTG AACAGTTTCGACGCGAAGGATGGGGCTGGATCTGCGCATGCGGGCATTACCCAGGCGGCTGCCTACTATCCGTACGATCACACACTCAGTCAGTATCAATATGACAG ATATGGCACCATGGATGGAGGCACCCGAAGAAAAAACGCTACTCGTGAAACCACCAGCACCCTGAAGGCCTGGCTGCAGGAGCACCGGAAGAACCCCTACCCCACCAAGGGCGAGAAGATCATGCTGGCCATCATCACCAAGATGACCCTCACCCAGGTCTCCACCTGGTTCGCCAACGCCAGGAGGAGGCTCAAGAAGGAGAACAAGATGACCTGGCCTCCGAGGAACAAGTGCTCGGATGAAAAGAGACCCtacgaagaggaagaggaggaagagtcGCAGGAAGACAATATGAAGACCGAGAAAAACGATG AGGCCACCGGCAAAGCAGAAAAAGAGCTGGAACTGAGTGATCTGGATGACTTTGACCCCATTGAGTCGGAGAGCTCCGAATGCGAATTGAAACAGCCCTTCCAGCACCTGGAGAGCACCCAGATAAGGACAGCCGAGACCTGTGCCACTGATCATTGCAAGGAGCCTTCTTTAAAGATGCCCATCGCGGCGGCCACCATTGAGGAAGACCTGGAGAGGGCTAAAAACTGTCTCAAGAACGTGGTGGACGAATGTGAGCAAGACTTGATCAGTGTAAGGCAGAGAAGCTGTGAGTCCAAAATGTGTTTTCAGCAGGGGCAGCAAATATTGGAGACAAAGCCTAGGATTTGGTCCCTGGCTCACACTGCCACTTCTCTAAACCAGACTGAGTACCCTTCCTGCATGCTGAAACGCCAAGGGGTCTCCTCCTCCGCTGCAGTGTCGGCTCCTGTTAGTGTCATTGACAGACATCAGGATTCCCCAGTCACCAATCTCAGGAACTGGGTGGACGGGGTGTTTCACGACCCCATATTCCGACACAGTACTTTGAACCAAGCTTTGAGCAACACAACAGTTTCCTGGGCTACCACCAAAGGCGCCATTCTGGAAACGGGATCCTTGGGGCGCTCAATTGGGAACGGTACTAACGTGCTCAAAGGCCAACTGTCAAATTTAACCCACCAGGACTCAAATAAAGAATTTCTTGCATTTCCTAAAGCAGgaagcaaaatgttttgttccTAA
- the IRX4 gene encoding iroquois-class homeodomain protein IRX-4 isoform X1 — protein sequence MSTHSIKLLPPRSASSEGRRLGFRGQGTEESCFNNSSQRAELRDAHRAKSITRSLRTMSYPQFGYPYSSAPQFLMSTNSLTTCCESSGRTLTDSGAAASTQTPVYCPVYESRLLATARHELNSAAALGVYGNPYTSTQGYGNYVTYGTEASAFYSLNSFDAKDGAGSAHAGITQAAAYYPYDHTLSQYQYDRYGTMDGGTRRKNATRETTSTLKAWLQEHRKNPYPTKGEKIMLAIITKMTLTQVSTWFANARRRLKKENKMTWPPRNKCSDEKRPYEEEEEEESQEDNMKTEKNDEATGKAEKELELSDLDDFDPIESESSECELKQPFQHLESTQIRTAETCATDHCKEPSLKMPIAAATIEEDLERAKNCLKNVVDECEQDLISVRQRSCESKMCFQQGQQILETKPRIWSLAHTATSLNQTEYPSCMLKRQGVSSSAAVSAPVSVIDRHQDSPVTNLRNWVDGVFHDPIFRHSTLNQALSNTTVSWATTKGAILETGSLGRSIGNGTNVLKGQLSNLTHQDSNKEFLAFPKAGSKMFCS from the exons ATGTCTACGCACTCAATAAAGCTTCTACCTCCTAGGTCAGCCTCCTCTGAAGGGCGCAGGCTAggcttcagaggccaaggaactGAAGAAAGCTGTTTTAATAACTCATCCCAAAGGGCAGAGTTGAGGGATGCCCACAGAGCTAAGAGT ATAACCAGGAGCCTCCGTACCATGTCATACCCTCAGTTTGGATACCCTTACTCTTCTGCACCCCAG TTCCTGATGTCCACCAATTCCCTGACAACTTGCTGTGAGTCTAGTGGCAGGACTCTGACAGATTCAGGCGCTGCAGCCTCGACTCAGACCCCAGTCTATTGTCCTGTATACGAAAGCAGGCTATTAGCCACAGCCAGACATGAGCTGAATTCTGCAGCTGCCTTAGGAGTCTATGGAAATCCTTACACCAGTACCCAGGGCTATGGAAACTACGTTACCTATGGTACCGAAGCTTCTGCCTTCTATTCTTTG AACAGTTTCGACGCGAAGGATGGGGCTGGATCTGCGCATGCGGGCATTACCCAGGCGGCTGCCTACTATCCGTACGATCACACACTCAGTCAGTATCAATATGACAG ATATGGCACCATGGATGGAGGCACCCGAAGAAAAAACGCTACTCGTGAAACCACCAGCACCCTGAAGGCCTGGCTGCAGGAGCACCGGAAGAACCCCTACCCCACCAAGGGCGAGAAGATCATGCTGGCCATCATCACCAAGATGACCCTCACCCAGGTCTCCACCTGGTTCGCCAACGCCAGGAGGAGGCTCAAGAAGGAGAACAAGATGACCTGGCCTCCGAGGAACAAGTGCTCGGATGAAAAGAGACCCtacgaagaggaagaggaggaagagtcGCAGGAAGACAATATGAAGACCGAGAAAAACGATG AGGCCACCGGCAAAGCAGAAAAAGAGCTGGAACTGAGTGATCTGGATGACTTTGACCCCATTGAGTCGGAGAGCTCCGAATGCGAATTGAAACAGCCCTTCCAGCACCTGGAGAGCACCCAGATAAGGACAGCCGAGACCTGTGCCACTGATCATTGCAAGGAGCCTTCTTTAAAGATGCCCATCGCGGCGGCCACCATTGAGGAAGACCTGGAGAGGGCTAAAAACTGTCTCAAGAACGTGGTGGACGAATGTGAGCAAGACTTGATCAGTGTAAGGCAGAGAAGCTGTGAGTCCAAAATGTGTTTTCAGCAGGGGCAGCAAATATTGGAGACAAAGCCTAGGATTTGGTCCCTGGCTCACACTGCCACTTCTCTAAACCAGACTGAGTACCCTTCCTGCATGCTGAAACGCCAAGGGGTCTCCTCCTCCGCTGCAGTGTCGGCTCCTGTTAGTGTCATTGACAGACATCAGGATTCCCCAGTCACCAATCTCAGGAACTGGGTGGACGGGGTGTTTCACGACCCCATATTCCGACACAGTACTTTGAACCAAGCTTTGAGCAACACAACAGTTTCCTGGGCTACCACCAAAGGCGCCATTCTGGAAACGGGATCCTTGGGGCGCTCAATTGGGAACGGTACTAACGTGCTCAAAGGCCAACTGTCAAATTTAACCCACCAGGACTCAAATAAAGAATTTCTTGCATTTCCTAAAGCAGgaagcaaaatgttttgttccTAA